One Rhodothermales bacterium genomic window, CCGGGATGCCGCCATGCGATTTCTTCCCGAGGTGGGCCCCTCCCCCGCCGGCGTGGCGATGGCCGGCCTGGAACGCTTCCGGCAGGGGGCGACCGAATCGCTGGCGGACTTCGAGCCCTATTACCTCAAGGATTTTATTCCCCGTGAAAAATCGGGGACGGCCTTCGACCGCCTGCCTCCCGGGCGCGATTGATCGGGAATGTGTGTACCTTGGCGCGGACTCTTACGTGCGCCGGCGGGCGCGCCCACCGAAGGGCCCGACACGAGAAACCATCAACCATACGGCTACTCATGAGCTGGTTCAAACGAAAGGACGCCGGCATCCTCACCAAGCGGAGCGAACAAAACGAGGTGCCTGAAGGCCAGTGGGCGAAGGACCCCATCACCGGCGAGATCATCAACGCACGCGTGTTGCAGGAGAATGCCCTGGTGTTCCCTAATTCGGGGCATCATATGAACATGAGCGCCACCGGCTATTTCGAGTTGCTCTTCGATGACGGCGCGTACGAACATTTCGACACCGAGCTGTCCTCGCTCGACGCGCTCGATTTTGTGGACCGAAAGTCCTACGCCGGCCGTATCGCCTCCGCGCAGAACAAAACCGGGCTGAATGACGCCGCCAGCGGCGCGCTGGGCATCGTGGGCGGGCACCGGATGTCGATCGCGGCGATGGACTTCTCGTTTATCGGCGGATCGATGGGATCGGTCGTGGGCGAAGTCATCAGCCGGGCGATCCAGCGGGCGTACCGAGAGCGCATCCCGCTACTCGTCATCTCACAGAGTGGCGGCGCACGCATGATGGAGGGCGCACTGAGCCTCATGCAGATGGCGAAGACCAGCGCGCATCTCGCTCAGTTGCACGAAACGGGCATGCCGTTTATCTCCCTGCTCACCAATCCGACCACGGGTGGCGTCACGGCCTCGTTTGCGATGCTGGGCGATTTTAACCTCGCGGAGCCGGGGGCCCTGATCGGCTTCGCCGGCCCACGTGTGATCCGCGAGACCATCGGGCAGGACCTGCCGAAGGGTTTCCAGCGTGCCGAGTTCCTGAAAGAACACGGTTTTATCGACTTCATCGTCGACCGCCGGCAGTTGCGCCCGCGCCTCATCCAGTTGCTGAACCTGATCCTGGAAACCAAAAACGCCGCCTGAGCGGGCGACAGGGTGGGACGGATGATGCCGGCTCGTATGCCACCCCGGTTACGCTGCGCTAACCCGGGCTACACGCTCTGCCGTCCGGCACTCCCCCGGCACCCGATTCGTACGCATACAATAAGGCCCGTCCCTGGTGTAGCCATGAATTACACCGGGAACGGGCCTTATCACCCTCACCCATGATGCGTCTCCGGCTTGGTCACGTCCCACAACGACGACACGAATCACTTCGGGCCGCACATCATGGGAGGTGCTTACGTCAGCACGGAAACAATTGTCACCAAAAGAAGCACGATGATACCCAACAACAGCCCCACTGCCGCGCGTTCCCACGGGTCATTGGGATTGTATTTCATGTCGGATGGTACCTTGTTGTTTCGCACTAGGTTGATGATTGCACGTAAGCAGTATACATCTTATATCGGTCGGCTGACATCACACATCAATGGTCAAGTTGTCACGAGAATCCGACTGTTTTGAGACGAATGAGGACAATTAGATCACGCGGGGTCTTCACGGGAAATGAGGCGTTTCCGGCACCGCACCGCACGCGGCAGAAAAGGCCGGCGCAGGAATCGCGCGAGGAATAAGGTGCCGTGGAATCCGGCGCACGGACGTGACGAGGCGTTAACGCTACGGGCGCGAGGACGTGATCAGTCGCGGCCACGAAAGGGACAAGGCATGCCGATGTTGCCGGTGTCGTACAACGTGGCGGCGAATCGCTGGCCGTCCGAGTGACGCTGAAGCGTGAGAATGTGTGTACCCCAGCGCTGAACGCCGGGCAGCGACAGGTCCGCCACGCCAAGATCGGTGATGCCGATTACGCGGTAGCGTTCGCCCTCGACCTCGAGCAGCGTGCCTTCTTCGAAAGGAAGTGCGTTGATCATATCGGATAGCGCAGATGGTGTATTCTCCCATCCAACGCTACGCATAATCTGCGGCCGCAACATCACACAAACGTAGTAATCCTGTCACAGGATCGTATCGACGGTTTGTCCGCGGCTCCTCAGGCAGGCCGATAACCCGAAAGCATAAAGGGCTGAGCGGTGATGTCTATACTTTCGGATGTATCTACCGCGCCCCGTTATCGTCATCCATAACCACCGGCCGGCATACGCCGGCTTTGACGGCCTCGTGTTGATGGATTGCCAGATGCCCGTGCTCGATGGCCTCGAAGCCACCCTCCAAATCCGCGATGTTGAACATCCGTACGCCGTCGATTCCATCCCTATCCTCGCCCTCACGGCGAACGCCCTTCAGGGCGAACGAGAACGACGTCTCGCCGCCGGTATGAACGATTACATCGTCAAGCCTGTCCCCCCTTCTCAGATCGAATCCGCCCTTCAACGCTGGCTTCCCCACCTCGTCGTCGCCCCCGCCACCGTCGATTCTAACGCACCGGCTAAATAATAGCCGGTGAACTTGCGCATTTCGCCACTAAGTTGCTTATTTTAGGCACATCTATTCTCTGGCTCCTTTCCGCCTGATGTCGTCGGCATTCCGACCGTCGGGCGTTGCACACCTCCCCCCCCCCGATACGCGCATCGACTCGGCCCATCTTTTCGGCCGGTTGGTGTAATTGTCTATCCCATTCCCGCGGTAATCCGTTTTTCCACATGGTCGACACGTTTCGCCGGCGCCGTACGTCTACACGTCGCGCCCTCCTCTTCCTAATGCTGACCGTTTCTTTTCCCACCGTCAGCCTGGCCCAGCAGTGTTATATCGAACAGGCCTATCAGTGCGGTCCAGGCACGTTGTGTGGGCAGGATGGGACCTGCAAGCCGATCGCAACCGTCATCCCCGGCACAATCTACTGGGTGGACCAGGCGACCGGTAAAGACACCGACCCGGGGACGCAGTTGCGCCCCTGGAAGACGATCACGCGGGCGGCGCAGGGCAACGAATTGAGCCCGGGCGACGGCGGGCTGGTACGTGCCGGCACGTATTACGAAACTATCACCCCGAAACGAGGCGGAACGGCCGGCAACCCGATCACCTACGCGGCCTACCCCGGGGAGGAAGTAATCGTCTCCGGCGCCGAGCCGCTGACGGGCACCTGGACCAAGAGCGGAAACATCTGGTCGATGAAGTGGCCGTACGCCGAGTGGCTCGAAGGCGATCTCAACAGGTTCACCTACAACCGTGGCGGGGTCATCAAATACGACGCTTCCCGGCATCGGGAACTGGTGATCGCCAACGGCGAGGTGTTATTGCCTTTCTTCAACAACCTGACCACCTGGCAGCCGGCGTTTACCCCCACCACCCTGCCCCTGGGCACGTTCTTCATCAAAGGAACAGGATCGCTGGCAACCGGCACAGTGGGTAAACCGGAAACCATCTATATCCGACTACCCGGCGACGCCAATCCGAATCAGGCGAAGCTGGAAACCAGCCGGAAAGGCCACCTCTTCAATGCCTCCGGCAATTCCGAGTGTTCGGCTAAAGTGCCCGGTACAACCCTGCCTCCCCATAGTCATCTGCGTCTGACTGGTTTCACGTTCCGGCACCTCTCGAACGTGCTCAAACAGGGCGCCGTATGCACTGGCAGCGAGGCGACCTGGATCGATAACATCGTCGTCGAATGGACCAACGGCACAGGCATCCTGCTGTTCGGGTCGAACCATCTCATCCGTGGCGTCCGGGCCTACTACAACGGCATCGACGGCTTCAAGGGAGGCGTCAACGAGACCCTGGGTTGTAATAACTGCACGGTGGCCCATAGCGTCTCGAAATACAACAACTGGAAAGGGTACGACCCCTTCCATGAATCGGGGGGTGGGAAGTGGACCTACACGACGAACAGCCTGTTTACGCAGCTCGATTTCTCGGAGAACGAGGGGCCCGGACTCTGGCTGG contains:
- a CDS encoding response regulator, which translates into the protein MYLPRPVIVIHNHRPAYAGFDGLVLMDCQMPVLDGLEATLQIRDVEHPYAVDSIPILALTANALQGERERRLAAGMNDYIVKPVPPSQIESALQRWLPHLVVAPATVDSNAPAK
- the accD gene encoding acetyl-CoA carboxylase, carboxyltransferase subunit beta; translated protein: MSWFKRKDAGILTKRSEQNEVPEGQWAKDPITGEIINARVLQENALVFPNSGHHMNMSATGYFELLFDDGAYEHFDTELSSLDALDFVDRKSYAGRIASAQNKTGLNDAASGALGIVGGHRMSIAAMDFSFIGGSMGSVVGEVISRAIQRAYRERIPLLVISQSGGARMMEGALSLMQMAKTSAHLAQLHETGMPFISLLTNPTTGGVTASFAMLGDFNLAEPGALIGFAGPRVIRETIGQDLPKGFQRAEFLKEHGFIDFIVDRRQLRPRLIQLLNLILETKNAA